A segment of the Aptenodytes patagonicus unplaced genomic scaffold, bAptPat1.pri.cur scaffold_368, whole genome shotgun sequence genome:
GGGGTCACTGCTGCGCTGAGCTGTGCCCGGTCTCTGCCTGCCCGGCTCGGGGCTGGCAGGCTGAGCCGGCCCGTGCCGCTGACCCGTCCCCTCTGCCAGCAGGTCTGCTggcgctgctggggctggcggTGTACACGGCCAGCACGCTGAGCCTCCTGGGGCCGGCCCGCACCGCCTGGCGCTTCTCCTGGTCCTACATCCTGGGCTGGGTCGCCGTCGTCCTCATCAGCTCGGCAGGTAGCGGCGCCCACGGGGCCTGGTCACTGCTGCGCTGAGTTGTGCCCGGtctctgcagggctgagctgtgccCGGCCACGTGCCgagggcacccatgggtgggggagCGGCAGCGAGGGTCTCCATGCCCACACCAAGCCGGCCCATGCCCCCCggcctcctctctcccccccagGGCTTTTCCACCTCTGTGCCGCTGCCAAGGACCCGTCTCCGGAGAGCTCCGAAGTGGCGGGTGCCTGAGGGGCCCCGGGTGCCTCGGGAGGCCCCCACGCAAGCCCTtgcccccaccctcctccccacaggAGTCGGGTGGGGGCACCCCAGACTGCGGGTCACTGCTGTGCTGAGTTGTGTCCAGTCACTGCTGTGCTGAGTTGTGCCTGGTCTCTGCTGTGCTGAATTGTGCCCAGTCACTGCTGTGCTGAGTTGTGCCTGGTCTCTGCAGGGCTGAATTGTGCCCGGTCACTGCTGTGCTGAGTTGTGCCTGGTCtctgcagggctgagctcccCCTGTTCTCCCACCCTGTCACCCCCACCCCTGCTttgcccccccttccccccccccccccgactcatGTGCCAATAAACTGCattgcccccccacccccctgcggGCTGCATTGTGGTGTCCGGTAGGATTTGGGGACCCCAAATTTTGGGGGGGTCGGTGCCAGACCACAGCCCTCCCCCTTCCTCTGCCCCGGGGATTGGGCAGAAACAGGGATGATTGTGGGGTCTCACCCTGGGGGGAGCAtgaggggtctggggggggggggggcggaactGGGAGGCACTGGCCGGGACATGGGGGTTAATGggagaccgggggggggggaatggacTGGGAGGGACATGAGGGGCACGGGGGGGGTCACTGGGGGGCAGTGGGGGCAACGGGCCGGGGGGACATGGGAGTCACCGGCGGGCAACGGGGTTGTGGGAGACCCGGGGTGTGGTTATGGAGTGATCACCGGGGACACCCACCGAGGACACCGGAGCTGTTCCGGGGGGGTCACCGGGAGCCCCCCGGCAGCCGCTGTCTGACGCGGCGAGAGAGCGCCCGGGTGGGGCCCGCCGCTCCCCGGAGGTGACTATCGCCCCTTTAAGGCCGCGCCCtcggccccgcccctgccccgacTTGCCAGACCGgtccgccccgcccggccccgccctaCCGACCCCACCCCCTTAGGCCCCGCCCCCCGACGaccccgcccctcccccgccgccggctccgccccccccccgtcccgtcccggctCGGAGCGGCGCAGCACCGGCCCCTCCGCCGCGCTCGGCCCGGAGCCGCCCGGTTCGGCCCGGTGCAGCCCGGAGCGGCCCGGTACGGCCCGGAGCAGCCCGGTTTGGCCCGGCAAGGCTTAGCCCGGTTCGGCCCGGTGCAGCCCGGTTCGGCTCGGTTCCGCCCGGTTCGGCTCGGTTCCGCCCGGTTCGGCTCAGTTCCGCCCGGTTCGGCCCGGTGCAGCCCGGTACGGCCCGGATGGTGCTGGCCGGGGGCCGAGCAGCGCCGTGAGCCCGCAGGTGTCCGCATGGCCCCCCGCGGGATGCGGCCCGGGAcgcccttcttcttcctcctcctcctcctcgccgccgGTAAGGCACGACCGGCACCGGGACGGGGGGTGGGACCGGGACCCCGGACGGGGGAACCGGGACCGGCAGCACCGGCTGCTCCGGGCTGGGAGACGGGACCGGGGGTGGGGACCGAGGCGTGGGCACCGGCTCCCTCAgggcggggggcacgggggggaccgggaccgagaccggggccggggccgggactgGGACCGGGGGCAGCGGCCCCGGCTACCCCCGGGGTGGGAAAACCGGGAGCGGGGGCAGCGGCTCCCCGGGGACTGCGGGACCGGAGGGGGACCGagggccccggcagccccgggacgGGGGGACCGGGGAGGGACCGAGCCCctggggcgggggcgggcgctcGGGCAGGGCCCGCGGGGAGTGgggtgcacacgcgtgtgcgcgCGGTGCGatgcggggtgtgtgtgtgtgtgtgtgtgcgcgcacacgcgcgtgtgtgtgtgtgtccgtgtgtgcGCTCGCGTGTGCACCTGTGGCTCCGCGCACCTGTGTCCGCCCGTGTCCGCGTGTCTGTGCGTGTCCGCGTGTCTGTGCCCGTGTCCGTGTGCCCGTGCCCGTGTCCGtgtgcccaggcaggcagggTCGGGCTGTGCGTGTGCGCGCCGTGACGGGGGTTGCGCCGTGGGCGCCGCAGGCGCGGGTGCGCGCATCCCGTCTGCGTGTCCCCGTGCGCGCCCCTGCGCGTCCGcgtgtgacacacacacacacacacacacacacacacaccctcccccaaCCCCAGcggggggacggggctgggggggagcggaCCCCTCTGGGGACACGCACCGTGGGAACGGGACGCACCCCTCTGGGGACAgccggcagcgggggggggggcacggtgcGGGGGGCACCGGGCTGCCCGGAGGGGTCCACGCCCCCTCCCATTGTCTCCTCCACgcctgaggggggggggggccacccCCACCCCGAGCTGTGCCACGCTGGGTGCTGCACCCAAGGGTGCTGCAAAGCGAGGGGGGTTCAGTgccttgccccccccccgccgtgcctcagtttccccactggtGGAGGACCCGTGGGAACGGGCTGGGTGCCGCGGGGGGTGATGTCACCCCAGGGGGTGCTGCTCCCCACCCCCCTGTGACTCACagcccggggggggcgggggggggtgtcgggggcTTCATGCTGCGAGTGGGGGGGCGGCCCAGCCACAGCCAGGGGCATGGAGCTGCACTGAGCCCATCACCGGGCGTCAGGCCTGCGGCCCCCCCCCACTCAGGTGGGTGCTGCCGCGCTACCCACGAGTGGGGGGAATGCCTGTGTGCACGCGCGTGTGCATGCATGCGTGTGTGCGGTGTGCATGGGACGAGCACGCGTGTGTGATCGCACACGTGTGTGGCTGCTTCGTGGAGGGGGTCTGTGTACGTGTGTGTCTGTCAGGGCtgcacacgcgtgtgtgtgtgtgtcccgaGGGGCACAagcgcacacgcgtgtgcaggcACACGGCCCCGGGGCACACGCCAAAGGGCGACACTGGTCTGCGCACACGTTGGTGCGAAGGTGAGGCTGCGtctgcacacacgtgtgcacccCCCTGGGGCTCACCCCTCCATCTCCCCCCGGGACCCCCGTCTCCCCGGTCCCGCATCCCGCGGGTGCGAGCCCGGCCAGGGCGTGGGGGCCGCGGGATCCGGTCGAGCCGGTTCCCGGCTCCGTTCCCACGCGCTCGGCCCCGCTGGGTGGGgacgccccgcggcgggggccgcccgccAGCCCCGACGGCACACGGCACCCACCCCGGCATCGGCACCCCGACCCCGCCGGGACCCCACGGCCCGCTCGGGACTCCGTCGCTGCgcgaggggaaactgaggcagggccgGGGCCGTGGGGGCAGCGCAGCCATGACTCACGGGCTGGGCAGCGCCGCAATTATTTAATTAATCTGGCGACTAATGGGGGGTAATTAGGCTGGGCACGGCGAGTGGTGCggcggggggctcggcggggaggccccgggggccggcgggggcgggagccCTCCGCAAGCCACGGCAGAGCCCGGCATGCGTGCCGGCCGGTTGGGCTGGCCGTGCCGGCCCGGCCGCTTCCCCCGGCGTCGCCGAGCGGCTGGgcgggccccgcgccccgccccgacACCCGCCAGCCTCACACGCGTGCGTGCGGCTGCCAGGCAGCCGGGGATATGGGAGCGCGCGTGCGGGGGGAATATAGGAGCATATAGGAACGAGCACAAGCGTGCAAGCAGGCCTGTGTGCGTGCAGGTGTGCCTGAGCGTGCCCAAGCGTGCGTGAGCATGCCCAAGCACATGTGAGCATGGGTGGACGTGCCTGCATATGTGTGAGGGTGCCCAAGTGTGTGTAAGCATGCATGAGCGTGCACAGGTGTGTGCAAATATCTGCAAGCACGCCCGAGCGTGTCTGAGTGTGCCTGCACATGTGTGAGTGTGCCCAAGTGTGCATGAGTGCGTCTATGCTGGCATAAGGATGCCCAAACGTACATGAGCATGTACAAGCGTGCAGAAGCATGCCTAAGCATGCAGGAGTGTGCACGACTGTGTCCAAGGATGTGCAAGCGTGCCCAAGCATGATGAGCGTGTGTAAGCACACCCAAGCATGCACGAGCACCTCCAAGCATGCGTGAGTGTGCATGAGCGTGTGTGAGCATGTCCAAGTACGCATGAGTGCGTCCAGGGGTGCACAAGCATGCATAAGCATCTACAAGCGTGCTTGAGCATGCTGGAGTGTGCCCAAGTGTGCATGAGCATGCCTTTGCATGTGCAAGCGTGCCTGAACACGCATGAGCGTGTGTGAGTGTGCCCAAGCATGCCTGAGTGTGTGCAAGCATGAGCACATCCAAGTGTGCACAAGTGTGTCCAACCATGCCTAAGCACATCCAAACGTGCACGAGCATGCACGAACGTGCTgaagtgtgtgtgcacacgtgtgtgagCACATCCAAGCATGTGTGAGCGTGCGGAAGCTTGCCTGAGTGTTCATGAGCATGTGCGAGCGTGCCCAAGTGCGTGTGAGCGCACCCAGGTATGCATGAGCATGAGAGCGCGCCCATGAGCGTGTCCAAGCACACCCAAGCGTGCATGAGTGTGCAAGTGTGCCCAAGCCCGTATGAGTGTGCACAAGTGTGCCTGAGCACATATGAGTGCGTTCAAGCATGCCTGAGTGTGCAGCTGTGCCCAAGCGTGCCCAAGTGTGCCTGAGCATGCGTGAGTGCACCAAGGAATGCACGAGCGTGTCCAACCATGCCTGAGCCTGCACAAGCGTGCCTGAGTGTGCGCAAATGCACTCAAGTGATTGTGGGTGCACCCAAGGACACATGAGGGTATGAGCGTGCACAAGCATACCTGAGTGTGCGCAAGCGTGCCCAAGTGTTCCTGCACGTATGTGAGTGCACCTAAGCACGCATGAGAGTGTGCAAGCACACACTTGTGCAAGCACAAGTGTGCCCAGGCATGCCTGCATGTACGTGAGCGCACCCAAGAATGCATGGGCATGTGCAAGCACCAGCGTGCACAAGCATGCCCAAACGTGCCTGCATGTATTGTGAGTACACCCAAGCGTGCAAAAGTGTGCGCAAGCGTGCCCAAATGCGCCCAAGTGTATGTGAGTGTGCCTGAAGAAATGCATGGATGTGTGCAAGCACAAGCGTTCCCAAGTGTGCCAGAGTGTACGCAAGCATCCCCAAGCATGCCTGCATATATATGAGTGCACCCAAGCGTACACGTGCGTGTGCAAGCACAAGCGTGCCGGAGTGTGCACAAGCGTGCCCGCATGTATGTGAGTGTACCCAAGCATGCATGGGTGTGTGCAAGCACAAGCGTGCCCAAGCGTATGTGAGCGTGCCCGAAGAAGCGCGTGGACGTGTGCAAGCACAAACGTGCCCAAGTGTGCCGGAGCATGCACAAGCGTGCCCAAGTGTTCTTGCCTGTACGTGAGTGCCGGCGCGAGCGTGTGCAAGCACAAGTGTGCCTAAGTGTGCCGGAAGGACCGTGTGAGCACGCGGCAGCACAAGCGTGCCGAGCGAGCGCACTGGTGCCAGCCTGGGTGCCCACAGGCTGCCACTCGGGGGTGGTGGAGGTGGAGCGCAGCGTGACGGTGGTGCTGGGCCAGGACGTGGTGCTGCCGTGCCGGTACCGGacacaggagcaggagcaggtggtGCAGGTGACCTGGCTGAagcggggcccggccgggcaGAGCGCCGAGGTGGCCGTGCTCAACCGGCAGCACGGGGAGCACGTGCAGGAGCCCTACGCCGGGCGGGTGGTgcggccggccggcggggcgcTGGAGGACGGGGCCATCGTCCTGAGGAACGCCGTGCAGGGGGACGAGGGCGACTACGAGTGTCACCTCATCACCTTCCCCCTGGGCAGCTTCGAGGGGCACCTCACCCTCAAGGTGCTGGGTGAGTGGGGCGGTGGGCAATGGGGTGGTGGGCATGGGGCGATGGGGTGGTGGGCAATGAGGTGGTGGGCAAGGGGCAATGAGGTGGTGGGCAAGGGGCGGTGGGCATGGGGCAATGGGGCAGTGGGCAAGGGGCGGTGGGCACGGGGCGATGGGTGGTGGGCATGGGGCGATGGGGGCGGTGGGCACAGGGGATGGGGTGATGGGCACGGGGCAACGGGCACAGGGCAGCGGGCAAGCGGCGGTGGGCATGGGGTGGTGGGCGATGGGCATGGGGCAACGGGACGGTGGGCGCAGGGCGATGGGGTACTGAGCGTGGGGTAATGGCTGTGGGGCAGCGGGCAACGCGTGAAGGGCACGGGGCAAGGGGCACGGGTCAGCGCAAAGGGGCAGGGGGCAACGGGCACAGGGTAACTGGTACTGGGCACCCAGTAAGTCGCGCTGGGGACGGGGTTGGGGCAGGCGGGTCTGGGGTCACCAGtgtggcagagcccagcagcggGGGCGGCACCCACGGGTGCCAGTGCCGGTGCGGGTCTGATGGCGGTGCCGCCCGCAGTGCCGCCGCTGCCCATCCTGAACCCGGGGCCGCCGCTGGAGGAGGGGCAGGGCCGGACGCTGGCGGCCTCGTGCACGGCAGAGGGCAGCCCGGTGCCCTCGGTGCGCTGGGAGACGGAGGTGCGGGGCACCAACGCCACGCGCCGCTCGGCACACGCCCGCTCCGCCTCCGTCACCAGCGAGTTCTTCCTGGTGCCCGGGCGCAGCATGAACGGCAAGAGCCTGACCTGCGTGGTGGCCCACCCCGGCCTGAGCCACGAGAAGAGGATCACCCACCTCCTCAGCGTTGCCTGTGCGGCACCGGGGCATGGGGGACGCTGGGGATATTGGGGACATGGAGGGCCTGGGGGGCATTGAGGGTCACGGGGGGCATGGGAGGCATTGAGGGACGTGGAGGGCATGGGAGGCATTGAGGGATGTGGAGGGCATGGGGGCATGGGAGGCATTGAGGGACGTGGGGGGCATGGGGGCATGGGAGGCATTGAGGGACGTGGGGGGCATGGGAGGCATTGGGGGACGTGGAAGACATGGGGGCATGGGAGGCATTGAGGGGcatggggggcactggggacatgGGTGACATGGGGGGGATTGAAGGACATGGGGAACATTGGGGACGTGGAGAGCATGAGGGGCATTGAGGGATGTGGAGGCCGTGGGGGTCACTGGGGGCGTTGAGGGACATGGGGAGCGTTGAGGGACATGGGGAGCATTGAGGGACGTGGAAGGCATGGAGGGCATGGGGGACGCTGAGGGACGTGGAGGATGTTGTGGACATGGGAGGCATTGGGGGCATGGAGAGCACTGAGGGGCACGGAGGGCACTGGGGACACGGAGAGCATGGGGGGCATTGGGGACATGGAGGGCATTGAGGGATGTGGGGGCATTGGGGAGGTGGAGGGTGTTGGGGACATGAAGGACATGGGGACTGGGGCACGTGGGGGACATGGAGGGCATTGGGGACATTGGCATGGAGGACTTTGGGGACGTGGAGGACGCTGGGGAGATGAAAGGCACGGGGGGCACGCTGGGGACGTGGGGGGCACAGCAGGaccatggggacatggggaccgtcCCTGCTCGTCCCCTCACTGTGCCCTTGTCCCCAGACCTGTCGGACGCCTCGGTGCTGGGGCACACGGAGGAGTGGCAGGAGGGCATGGAGGGGGCCACGCTGACCTGCCTGGGGGACGGCAACCCCCCGCCCACCTACAACTGGACACGGTGAGGACACTGGCCCCGGCCCCTGCGCCTGGCCCCGGCCCTGCTGTCCCCGCCCCGCGCGTGCGTTGGTGGCCCTGCCACATCCCCGCATGCCTCCCTGTCCCTGCCGCGGTGTCCCCTTGCCTGTGTCcgtgtccctgctgtgtcccctgtGCACGTCTGTGTCCCTGCTAGGTGTCCAGAGCACGTTCGTGTCCCTACTGTGTCCCCTGCCTGTGTCCCTGCCATGTCCCATGCCTCagctctgtcccctgcctgcGCCCGTGTCCCTGCCACGTCCCCTGCCGCATCCTCCCTGCCCATGCCGGTGTCCCCTGCCGtgccctccctgcctgtgccCGTGTCCTAGCCACGTCCCGTGTCCCTGCCGTGTCCCCCTGCCCGTGTCCCTGCTGTGTTCCCTGCCTGTGCCCATGTCCCTGCCACGTCCCCCCACCCGTGCCATGTCCCCTGTGCCAGTGTCCCCTgccgtgtgtgtgtccccccgtGCCCACGTCCCTGCCGTGCCcgtcccaccccccaccccccctccccagcctgtgccCGTCCCCGCCGTGTCCCTGCCCAGGCGTGCCCGTGCCgagggccgcggcggcggcgagcgTGGCAGGTGGTGCTGTGCCCGGGCAAGCCTCGCCGAGGCCGGGGCAGGGCGTCAGCCGTGGGAACCGGCAGCCCCGGCTTTGatggcggcgccgccgcccgccagcGCCCGCCCGGGCACGCCGGGGGCTGacggtgccgccgcgccgcaggCTGAACGCCCCGCTGCCCGACGGCGTGCGGGTGAAGGGGGACACCCTCGTCTTCCAGCGGCCCCTCGCCGCCGCTGACGCCGGGGACTACGTCTGCCACGTCTCCAACCGCGTGGCCACCAAGGAGGCACGGGCCAACGTCAGCATCAAAGGCAGGGCGGCAGGTGGGTGCCATGGGGGGCCCGGGGCACCCGTGTCCCCCCCAGGGGTGCCGTGGCGGGTGGGCGttggggtgggggtcccaggtgGTCGGTGGCGGTGGGAgcctggctgggggggcagcgCCATTCCGTGCTGCTTGCACCCGTCCATCTTGTCCCTCCCCGGGCTCTTCTCCGTCTGCCCGCCCCTCCTGCCACCCGCCTGTCCCTTCCCAGGCACCCGTCTGCCCacccgtctgtctgtctgtctgtgtgtcgtccccccccccaggctcttCCTACATCTGTCCATTCACCTGTCCTTCCCCAGACGCTCCTTTCTGCCTCTTCACCCGTTTGTCCGTCTGTCTGCCTGTCCATCCATCTTTCTATCTGTCCCCTTGTCTGTCCTTCCATTTGTCTGTCCATCCGTCCACCCATCCGTGTACGGTCCATCCACCGCCACCGCCTCACTCTACCCATCCACCTCTCCCTCCATTTCTTCATCCATCCACCCGtttgtccatctgtccatccgtCCCCCTTTCACGTCTCGCTATCCGTTTGTTCATCCATCCGTGTGCTCACCCGTACACTCATCCGTCCCTTCATCCACCTGACTGTCTACTCATCCACCCACTCATCTACTCATCCGTCTACTCACCCACCCATCCGTCCACTCATCCATCCACCTACCTATTCATCTGTCTACTCAtccatctgtccgtccatccTTCCATCACCCATCCCCCTGCCACCTCTCTGTCCATCCATCTCTCCACCCGTTGTTCATCTAACCACCCACTCATCCACGTACCCATCCATCCATCAacccgtccgtccatccatcaacccgtccgtccatccatcaaCCCGTCCATCCACCTGTGGATGCATTCATCCATCCATGTACttgtccgtccgtccatccatccgtgGATGTGTCCCTCCATCCATCCGTGGACTcgtccatccatctgtccatgGATGTTCTCAcctgtccatccatccacccatctcTCCACCCCCCCATCTTCTCGTGCCCCCTCACCGCGCCCGCCCACCCCACCGGTGTCCCCGCAGACAATGAGGTGCGCAAGGTGGACCTGGTCTCGGCctcggtggtggtggtgggtgtcaTCGCTGCCGTCCTGCTCTGCGTcctcgtcgtcgtcgtcgtcgtcatGACCCTCTACCACAAGCGCAAGACCAAGCGCATCTCCGAGAAGTAGTAAGAGACGGGAAGAGGGGTGGGGGGGcagtgggggacgtggggggccCATGCTGAGCACATCCCCCCGTGCCCCCAGCGAGGAGGAGCTGACGCTCACCCGGGAGAACTCCATCCGCCGCCTGCACTCCAGCCACAGCACCGACACGCGCACCCAGGTGGGGGGGGCCAGCGGGGGGCCTGGGTGGTGGGGTGCCCAAGGGAGGGGGTCTTGGGGTACCCTGGGTGATGGGTGTTGGGGTGCCTGGGTAATGGGTGGTGGGATGCCCAAGGAAACGGGTGTTGGGGTGCTCAAGGTGATTGGGTATTGGGGTGCCTGGGGTGATGGGTGTTGGGGTGCTCAAGGTGATTGGGTGTTGGGGTGCCTGGGGTGATGGGTGTTGGGGTGCTCAAGGAAGTGGATCTTGGGGTACTTAAGGTGATGAGTGTTGGGGTACCCAAGAAAGTGAGTCTTGAGATACCCTGGGTGATGGGTTGCGGGGTGCTGCCTGGATAATGGGTTTTGGGGTGCCTGGGGTGATGGCGTACCCAAGGAAGTCAGTCTTGGGGTACCCTGAGTGATGGGTATTGGGGTGTCTGGGGTGATGGATGTTGGGGTGCCCAAAGGAGTCGGTCTTGGAGTACCCTGGGTGACGGGTGTTGGGGCGACTGGGGTGATGGGTGTTGGGGTGCCCAAGGTGATGGGTCTTGGGGTACCCGGGGTGATGGGTATCGAGGTACCCAGGTGCTGGGTATGGGGGTGTTGAAGGAGGACCGGGGAGCAGGGTGCCCGTGGGGCTGGGCAGTGGGGTGCCCGGGGGGCTGGGTATCGGGGTGCCGGGTCTCACGGGGCTGCTTCAGCTGGAGGAGACGCTACAGCTGCGCGCGGAGAGCCGGCAGGGCAGCCTGCGCGGGGACAGCCTGCGCGGGGACAGCCTGCGCGGCACCAGCATCTGCTCCGCCATGGTGAGAGCCGCGGCAGggcgggggggtgcgggggggggtgcagtggggcggggggggcctgGCTCAGCCCCACACCTGCACCCGGTCCGGGGCTGCAGCTGTCAGAGCATGTCCTCCACCTCCGGCATGCTCCTGTGCGGGTGCAAACCCCCTTTTGGGGTGTGCAACCTCCTTTCCACGTGTGCAGCCCCCTTCCACGTGTGCAACCCCCTTCCATGGGTGCAACCCCGCCTCGGGCTGTTCAAACCCCTTCCGTGTGTGCAGCCCCCTCTTGCACACGTGCAAACCCCACTTTGCACATGCAACACCCCCTTGCACACTTGCGACCCCCCTTCTGGGTGTGCAAAGCCCTCCCACCTGCACGCACCTTTGCACGCCCGTGCACTGAGCCCTCGTGCACCTCCTTGTACCCGTGTCCCTGGCCGTGCCCCACAGCAGCACCCCAGCGCCATGGGGGTCCCCAGGGATGTTTGTTCGTCAGCGGTGACCCTGACTGGTCCCTTGTCCCCCGCAGAGCGAAGAGCCCGAAGGTCGCAGCTACTCAACGCTCTCGACGGTGCGGGAGATCGAGACGCAGACAGAGGTGCCGGCGGCGCCGCTgctgcccgccccggcggggaaggagccgaaggaggaggaggaggacggcggCAGCAGGGGGGACGACCCCATCAAGCAGGCCATGACCCACTTCGTGCAGGAGAACGGGATGCTGCAGGCCAAGCCCACCACCAACGGCATCTACATCAACGGCCGCGGGCACCTGGTgtgagcggggcggggccgggggggacacCCAAGGgacccctgtccccccccccccgcggctctCCCGGCTCTGCCTGCCCACCGGGCTGGCTCCGGTCCCCAGGTGTcaccctgctgctggcactgggtCAGGGACACGCACCGTGCCCCAGGACAGGGCTCCGGTCCCCAA
Coding sequences within it:
- the LOC143173855 gene encoding nectin-4-like; translated protein: MAPRGMRPGTPFFFLLLLLAAGCHSGVVEVERSVTVVLGQDVVLPCRYRTQEQEQVVQVTWLKRGPAGQSAEVAVLNRQHGEHVQEPYAGRVVRPAGGALEDGAIVLRNAVQGDEGDYECHLITFPLGSFEGHLTLKVLVPPLPILNPGPPLEEGQGRTLAASCTAEGSPVPSVRWETEVRGTNATRRSAHARSASVTSEFFLVPGRSMNGKSLTCVVAHPGLSHEKRITHLLSVAYLSDASVLGHTEEWQEGMEGATLTCLGDGNPPPTYNWTRLNAPLPDGVRVKGDTLVFQRPLAAADAGDYVCHVSNRVATKEARANVSIKGRAADNEVRKVDLVSASVVVVGVIAAVLLCVLVVVVVVMTLYHKRKTKRISEKYEEELTLTRENSIRRLHSSHSTDTRTQLEETLQLRAESRQGSLRGDSLRGDSLRGTSICSAMSEEPEGRSYSTLSTVREIETQTEVPAAPLLPAPAGKEPKEEEEDGGSRGDDPIKQAMTHFVQENGMLQAKPTTNGIYINGRGHLV